From the Desulfovibrio sp. JY genome, one window contains:
- a CDS encoding ABC transporter permease subunit has product MGYLLLAALLILWEATARGGVVRPDLLPPVSGVVVELWRLAVSGELWRQGGATLWRTLAGFAVGGGIGVLLGFCCGVFPRFGRASRTTVEFLRPMPSVALIPIGILFLGLGFGLCVGIAGFACCWPAYVAALAGASAAGPELLATARVYGLSRRETILLVRAPAALPQVLAGLRVALAVAVAVTVTTEMAAAGSGLGSFILESSLARRPDAMYAGIVAVGLLGFGLNAAFVGVRGRVLRWMPRRGR; this is encoded by the coding sequence ATAGGCTACCTCCTCCTTGCGGCTCTCCTTATCCTCTGGGAGGCGACGGCGCGGGGGGGCGTGGTGCGGCCGGATTTGTTGCCGCCGGTTTCGGGGGTTGTTGTGGAGTTGTGGCGATTGGCGGTTTCCGGCGAGTTGTGGCGACAGGGCGGCGCGACGCTGTGGCGCACCTTGGCCGGGTTTGCCGTGGGCGGCGGCATTGGCGTGTTGTTGGGGTTTTGTTGTGGTGTGTTTCCGAGATTCGGCCGGGCGAGCCGGACCACGGTGGAATTTTTGCGGCCCATGCCGTCGGTGGCGCTCATTCCGATCGGCATCTTGTTTCTGGGGCTGGGGTTCGGACTGTGCGTGGGCATAGCCGGGTTTGCCTGTTGCTGGCCGGCCTATGTGGCCGCCTTGGCCGGGGCCTCGGCCGCCGGACCGGAACTTTTGGCCACGGCCAGGGTGTACGGGTTGTCGCGGCGCGAGACGATCTTGCTGGTGCGCGCCCCGGCCGCCCTGCCCCAGGTGCTGGCCGGGCTGCGGGTGGCTTTGGCCGTGGCCGTGGCTGTCACCGTGACCACGGAGATGGCGGCGGCGGGAAGCGGCCTGGGCTCGTTTATCCTGGAATCGTCCCTGGCCCGGCGTCCCGATGCCATGTACGCCGGCATCGTAGCCGTGGGGCTGCTCGGCTTCGGGCTCAACGCCGCCTTTGTGGGCGTGCGCGGACGCGTGTTGCGCTGGATGCCGCGCAGGGGGCGGTAG
- a CDS encoding ABC transporter permease, which produces MRRFSGLIVFVALACLWEAVSRLGIVSRLYFPPVSTIAITFWKLTVSGLLPLHAGQTLTRALAGLGIAAAVAVPLGLGMGVSRRLARLLSPTVELLRPVPPPAIIPAAMLLFGIGSGMKVFVVFFACFFPILVGAMDGARAVPPQFRLTAAAYGLSRYDTLARVLLPAAGPSVAAGFRTAVPMALIVAVLSEMIGATSGIGHYILRMQRTFAIPEMYAGVAMLGILGLGLNAAVERVTARLLRWHEGRGDAMEG; this is translated from the coding sequence ATGCGGCGCTTCTCGGGACTGATCGTTTTCGTGGCCCTGGCCTGCCTGTGGGAGGCGGTCTCCCGGCTCGGCATCGTGTCGCGGCTTTATTTCCCGCCGGTTTCGACCATTGCGATCACCTTCTGGAAGCTGACCGTCTCGGGGCTGTTGCCGCTCCACGCCGGGCAGACGCTTACCCGCGCCCTGGCCGGGCTGGGCATCGCCGCCGCGGTCGCCGTGCCGCTCGGGCTCGGCATGGGGGTTTCGCGCCGTCTGGCCCGGCTGCTCTCGCCCACGGTGGAGCTTTTGCGCCCGGTGCCGCCGCCGGCCATCATTCCGGCGGCCATGCTGCTTTTCGGCATTGGCTCGGGCATGAAGGTGTTCGTGGTCTTTTTCGCCTGTTTCTTTCCGATCCTGGTCGGGGCCATGGACGGGGCCAGGGCGGTGCCGCCGCAGTTTCGCCTGACGGCCGCCGCCTATGGCCTGTCGCGCTACGACACCCTGGCCCGGGTGCTGCTGCCGGCGGCCGGGCCGAGCGTCGCGGCCGGATTTCGCACGGCCGTGCCCATGGCGCTGATCGTGGCCGTGCTGTCGGAGATGATCGGGGCAACCAGCGGCATCGGGCATTATATCCTGCGCATGCAGCGCACCTTTGCTATTCCGGAAATGTATGCCGGGGTCGCCATGCTCGGGATTCTCGGGCTCGGGCTCAACGCGGCCGTGGAACGCGTCACGGCGCGGCTTTTGCGCTGGCATGAAGGACGCGGGGACGCTATGGAAGGCTAA
- a CDS encoding IS1595 family transposase, producing the protein MTANNKYVHRSRISEKKFRELARLFALDLDAQRIAELINLNRNTVNRYLRLLREHLAEQCELDTPFEGRVEMDESYFGPRRVRGVVGRGAGKKTIVFGILKRGGKVYTQVVPNCSRKVLQAIIQGRVELKSELFSDGYGSYDGLVDLGYQKHYRIRHGQGEFAVGDNHINGIESFWSYAKRRLQKFHGVPKATFYLHLKETEFRFNYRHDDLYSIILQLCREKPLGKRRNEGPCHAP; encoded by the coding sequence ATGACAGCTAATAACAAGTATGTACATCGTTCCCGAATTTCGGAGAAGAAATTCCGTGAGTTGGCGCGGCTTTTCGCCCTTGATCTCGATGCGCAGAGAATCGCCGAACTCATAAATCTCAACCGGAATACGGTAAATAGATATCTTCGGCTGTTGCGAGAGCACTTGGCCGAGCAATGTGAGCTCGACACTCCCTTCGAGGGCCGGGTTGAGATGGATGAATCCTACTTTGGCCCGCGGCGCGTTCGTGGCGTCGTGGGCCGAGGAGCCGGCAAGAAAACCATTGTTTTTGGCATCCTCAAACGCGGTGGCAAGGTGTACACTCAAGTCGTGCCGAATTGCTCCCGCAAGGTCCTCCAGGCCATTATCCAGGGCAGGGTCGAACTGAAAAGCGAGTTGTTTTCAGATGGATATGGGAGCTATGACGGATTGGTGGACCTGGGCTATCAAAAGCACTACCGCATTCGTCATGGCCAGGGCGAATTTGCCGTTGGGGATAACCATATCAACGGGATCGAATCGTTCTGGTCGTACGCCAAGCGGCGGCTGCAAAAATTTCATGGGGTTCCGAAGGCCACTTTTTACTTGCATCTGAAGGAAACAGAATTCCGATTTAACTATCGACACGACGATTTGTACTCGATCATTTTGCAGTTGTGCCGGGAAAAACCATTAGGGAAGAGGAGGAATGAGGGGCCTTGTCACGCCCCTTGA
- a CDS encoding diguanylate cyclase: MRLRRMLGLDGLRGQLRFYTLLLAALPLLFATLCFSLFQRGTVVERERQHLVHGLRQECNVVRTWIDERVDDAEYFARIATIMHSDNIDITEYYKLYVKTHEYVKHVFYIGPDGIIRASNIDTKGASLGDRAYFKEGREGRSALELIPVGRLTGNPACVFSVPITAKDGSFGGVLAISVHLKSLDRWLRENVAYSGSPVLLCDTEGRILAPTSVVAAAGGPGKARVSPELLACGEKGGVYVGRDGREMLGAAVSLGRDGWRLVSDMPVSEVLAGYRRQMRWVVFGALATVALVLPLVLRLSRKIEQPLTTLAAYARELRETRYAAVCPIIKVERLPREVAELHDAFCAMAGEVRGRIEEAERLSVQDALTGLYNRRFLFSGGMKLLAASQRSGRPCSCLMLDVDHFKTVNDTHGHTAGDQVLTHLGRVLTGCVRKSDLVARYGGEEFAVLLTGADVVQAALLAERFRQALSGAPCMIENRALVVTVSIGVAALRDQVEYGETSLDDLLARADKALYAAKAAGRNCVKVDTIG; the protein is encoded by the coding sequence ATGCGGCTGCGACGAATGCTCGGCCTTGATGGCCTTCGCGGACAACTGCGCTTCTACACGCTGCTTTTGGCAGCGCTACCACTCCTTTTTGCCACACTCTGTTTTTCGTTGTTTCAGCGCGGCACTGTCGTGGAGCGGGAACGGCAGCACCTCGTGCACGGGTTGCGGCAAGAATGTAATGTTGTACGCACCTGGATCGACGAACGCGTCGACGATGCCGAGTATTTTGCCAGGATCGCTACGATAATGCACAGCGATAACATCGATATAACTGAATACTATAAGCTTTATGTCAAGACGCATGAATATGTAAAACATGTATTTTATATTGGGCCTGACGGAATCATTCGTGCTTCGAATATTGACACCAAGGGCGCCTCCCTTGGCGACCGCGCCTATTTCAAGGAGGGCCGGGAAGGGCGTTCCGCCCTGGAACTGATTCCGGTCGGCCGCCTGACAGGCAATCCGGCCTGCGTGTTCAGCGTGCCCATCACCGCGAAGGACGGAAGCTTCGGCGGGGTGCTGGCCATCTCGGTGCATCTCAAATCCCTGGACCGCTGGTTGCGCGAGAATGTCGCCTATTCCGGCAGCCCGGTCCTCCTGTGCGATACCGAGGGCCGTATTCTGGCCCCGACATCGGTTGTCGCGGCCGCGGGCGGCCCGGGCAAGGCGCGGGTTTCGCCGGAGCTGCTCGCCTGCGGGGAAAAGGGCGGGGTGTACGTGGGCCGGGACGGGCGCGAAATGCTCGGGGCGGCGGTTTCCCTTGGCCGCGACGGCTGGCGGCTGGTCAGCGACATGCCCGTGTCGGAGGTGCTGGCCGGCTACCGGCGGCAGATGCGCTGGGTGGTTTTCGGAGCACTGGCCACGGTGGCCTTGGTGCTGCCACTGGTGCTGCGCCTGTCCCGCAAGATCGAGCAGCCGCTGACGACCCTGGCCGCCTATGCCCGGGAGCTGCGCGAAACGCGCTACGCGGCGGTCTGCCCCATCATCAAGGTCGAGCGCCTGCCCCGCGAGGTGGCCGAACTGCACGACGCCTTTTGCGCCATGGCCGGCGAAGTGCGCGGACGCATCGAGGAGGCCGAGCGCCTGAGCGTCCAGGACGCCCTGACCGGCCTTTACAACCGGCGATTCCTCTTTTCCGGCGGGATGAAGCTGCTGGCGGCGTCACAGCGGTCGGGACGGCCGTGTTCGTGCCTGATGCTCGACGTGGACCATTTCAAGACGGTCAACGACACCCATGGGCACACCGCCGGAGACCAGGTGCTGACCCACCTGGGGCGGGTGCTCACGGGCTGCGTGCGCAAATCCGATCTCGTGGCGCGCTATGGCGGGGAGGAGTTCGCCGTGCTCCTGACGGGCGCCGACGTCGTCCAGGCGGCGCTTCTGGCCGAGCGCTTCCGCCAAGCCCTGTCCGGCGCGCCGTGCATGATCGAAAACCGTGCCCTGGTCGTGACCGTGAGCATCGGCGTGGCCGCCTTGCGGGACCAGGTGGAATATGGCGAAACGTCCCTGGACGATCTGCTGGCCCGGGCCGACAAGGCGCTCTACGCCGCCAAGGCCGCCGGCCGCAATTGCGTGAAGGTGGATACGATCGGGTGA
- a CDS encoding ABC transporter substrate-binding protein yields the protein MPRPLLLALLSLFLALPAHAAEPTPLRVGYMPVGDCLQFFVAEAEGYFKAEGLDVTGASMKGGAVIAPAVEGGELAIGWSNTVSIILAHAKGFDFTFLAPGVEGVAGTNDVHALLVPADSKITSVKELAGKTVAINTLGNINEAAMRALAEKAGIAPDSIRLVEVPFPDMATALAKGSADAALTLEPFVTDAVSRGVAKVLDPSPHAAFGNPYLIGAWFAKKSWIKAHPETAAAFARAVTRASAFIAAHPDKAREILRGRTKLSPELAAKITLPRFPEKLEPAALQGVIDVCARFGLIPKPFAAGEVLGR from the coding sequence ATGCCGCGCCCGCTGCTTCTCGCCCTGCTCTCGCTGTTCCTCGCCCTGCCCGCCCACGCCGCCGAACCCACGCCGCTTAGGGTCGGCTACATGCCGGTCGGCGACTGCCTGCAATTTTTCGTGGCCGAGGCCGAGGGGTATTTCAAGGCCGAAGGCCTCGACGTCACGGGCGCGTCCATGAAGGGCGGCGCGGTCATCGCCCCGGCCGTGGAAGGCGGCGAACTGGCCATCGGCTGGTCCAACACCGTGTCCATCATCCTGGCCCACGCCAAGGGCTTCGACTTCACCTTCCTGGCCCCCGGAGTGGAAGGCGTGGCCGGCACCAACGACGTCCACGCGCTGCTCGTGCCGGCGGATTCCAAGATCACCTCGGTCAAGGAGTTGGCCGGCAAGACCGTGGCCATCAACACTCTCGGCAACATCAACGAGGCGGCCATGCGCGCCCTGGCCGAAAAAGCCGGGATCGCCCCGGACTCCATCCGGCTGGTCGAAGTGCCCTTCCCGGACATGGCCACGGCCCTGGCCAAGGGTTCGGCCGACGCGGCGCTGACGCTGGAGCCTTTCGTCACGGACGCCGTGTCGCGCGGCGTGGCCAAGGTGCTCGATCCCTCGCCCCATGCCGCCTTCGGCAACCCCTATCTGATCGGAGCCTGGTTCGCCAAAAAATCCTGGATCAAGGCCCATCCCGAGACAGCGGCGGCTTTCGCCCGGGCCGTGACCAGGGCCTCGGCCTTCATCGCCGCCCACCCCGACAAGGCCCGTGAAATCCTGCGCGGCCGCACCAAACTCTCGCCCGAACTGGCCGCCAAGATCACCCTGCCGCGCTTCCCCGAAAAACTCGAACCGGCCGCCCTGCAAGGCGTCATCGACGTCTGCGCCCGCTTCGGCCTCATCCCCAAGCCCTTCGCCGCTGGCGAAGTGTTGGGGAGATAA
- a CDS encoding DEAD/DEAH box helicase produces the protein MLLPDANTPFPDAPEPRPEAAGDVAAYVAALLASARLGPQVVCHRVFPAAQAAYADPVRPFSRPVAAMLAGRGISRLYSHQAAAVDLARAGRHVAVATPTASGKTMTYLLPVLEEIARNPDSRAIFLYPLKALAQDQLKAINELTAALPASSRPTAAIFDGDTTPHFRRKIRDNPPQILITNPEMLHLSLLPGHEVWSTVFAGLTHVVIDEMHTYRGVMGSHMAHVFRRLLRVCARFGARPAFVFSSATIGNPGELAASLTGLPVETITASGAPTGPRHFLFINPEQSASTTAVMLLAAALKRGLRTIVYTQSRRMTELISLWIAERAGPYASRVSAYRSGFLPEERRAIEASMASGELLGVVSTSALELGIDIGGLDLCVLCGYPGSVMSAWQRGGRVGRALRESAVALIAGEDALDQYFMRHPADFFERPPESAVINPDNPVIAAKHLECAAAELPLTVGEPFIAPPVMAREVSQLEGKGLLLRDRDGKRLFAARKRPHRDVNLRGSGGQFTIETTSGAVIGQIDEQRAYRETHPGAVYIHRGVSYQVESLDIAERRVRVAPGKADYHTRARGQKMTEILEVSGEKTVNGVPVFLGRLKVTETITGYERRANRGGQLLSIVPLDLPPMVFETEGLWWVIPKDVQDELDRRLFHFMGAIHAMEHAMIGILPLLVLTDRNDLGGISIPLHPQVGRACVFIYDGAPGGVGLTRMAFAKAEEALSRTLATVAGCPCETGCPSCVHSPKCGSGNRPIDKVACRFLLELLVSGKMPEKGDCRPECNEQQHNNNQEPGSGPALIKPAPPGRFGVLDVETRRSAAEVGGWGNAYKMGISVAVLYDSSLDDFLVYRQEELPALYEALAKQNLVVGFNINRFDYKVLAGASPFDHHALPTLDILEKVHARLGYRLSLDGLAKATLGARKSASGLEALEWWKEGRMDEIITYCKQDVAVTRDLYIFGRDNGYLLFSNKAGKTVRLPVEWA, from the coding sequence ATGCTGCTCCCTGACGCCAATACCCCCTTTCCCGACGCGCCCGAGCCCCGGCCGGAGGCCGCCGGCGACGTCGCCGCCTACGTGGCCGCCCTGCTCGCTTCCGCGCGCCTGGGCCCGCAAGTCGTGTGCCACCGCGTCTTTCCGGCAGCCCAGGCCGCCTACGCCGACCCGGTGCGCCCCTTTTCCCGGCCCGTGGCCGCCATGCTGGCCGGGCGCGGCATCTCCCGTCTCTACAGCCACCAGGCCGCCGCCGTGGATCTGGCCCGGGCCGGACGCCACGTGGCCGTGGCCACCCCGACCGCCAGCGGCAAGACCATGACCTACCTGCTGCCGGTCCTGGAGGAGATCGCCAGAAATCCCGATTCCCGGGCCATCTTTCTTTATCCCCTCAAAGCCCTGGCCCAGGACCAGCTCAAGGCCATAAACGAACTGACGGCGGCCCTGCCGGCCTCGAGCCGCCCCACCGCCGCCATCTTCGACGGCGACACCACGCCGCATTTCCGGCGCAAGATCCGCGACAACCCGCCCCAGATCCTCATCACCAACCCCGAGATGCTCCACCTGTCGCTGCTCCCCGGCCACGAGGTCTGGAGCACCGTTTTCGCCGGACTCACCCACGTGGTGATCGACGAGATGCACACCTACCGGGGCGTCATGGGTTCGCACATGGCCCACGTGTTCCGCCGGCTCCTGCGCGTGTGCGCCCGGTTCGGCGCGCGACCGGCCTTCGTTTTCTCCTCGGCCACCATCGGCAATCCCGGCGAACTGGCGGCCAGCCTCACCGGACTGCCGGTGGAAACGATCACCGCCTCGGGCGCGCCCACCGGCCCGCGCCATTTCCTTTTCATCAACCCCGAGCAGTCCGCCTCCACCACGGCGGTCATGCTGCTGGCCGCGGCGCTCAAGCGCGGCCTGCGCACCATCGTCTACACCCAGTCGCGCCGCATGACCGAGCTCATCAGCCTGTGGATAGCCGAACGGGCCGGCCCATACGCCTCGCGGGTCTCGGCCTACCGCTCGGGATTTCTGCCCGAGGAGCGCCGGGCCATCGAGGCGTCCATGGCCTCGGGCGAACTTCTGGGCGTCGTCTCCACCTCGGCCCTGGAACTCGGCATCGACATCGGCGGCCTCGATCTGTGCGTGCTGTGCGGCTATCCCGGTTCGGTCATGTCGGCCTGGCAGCGCGGCGGCCGGGTCGGCCGGGCGCTTCGGGAATCGGCCGTGGCGCTCATTGCCGGCGAGGACGCCCTGGACCAGTATTTCATGCGCCACCCGGCGGATTTCTTCGAGCGCCCGCCGGAATCGGCCGTCATCAATCCCGACAATCCGGTCATCGCGGCCAAGCACCTGGAATGCGCCGCCGCAGAGCTGCCGCTCACCGTGGGCGAACCATTCATCGCCCCGCCGGTCATGGCCCGGGAAGTCAGCCAGCTGGAAGGGAAAGGACTGCTGCTACGCGACCGCGACGGCAAACGCCTCTTCGCCGCCAGGAAACGCCCCCACCGCGACGTCAACCTGCGAGGCTCGGGCGGCCAGTTCACCATCGAGACCACGAGCGGCGCGGTCATCGGCCAGATCGACGAACAACGCGCCTACCGGGAAACCCATCCCGGCGCGGTCTACATCCACCGGGGCGTCTCCTACCAGGTGGAATCGCTCGACATTGCCGAACGCCGTGTCAGGGTCGCGCCGGGCAAGGCCGACTACCATACCCGGGCCCGGGGCCAGAAGATGACGGAAATCCTGGAAGTCTCCGGCGAAAAGACGGTCAACGGCGTGCCGGTCTTCCTCGGCCGGCTCAAGGTCACGGAAACCATCACCGGCTACGAGCGCCGGGCCAATCGCGGCGGCCAACTTCTCTCCATCGTGCCGCTGGACCTGCCGCCCATGGTCTTCGAAACCGAAGGTCTGTGGTGGGTCATCCCCAAGGACGTCCAGGACGAACTCGACCGGCGGCTCTTTCACTTCATGGGCGCCATCCACGCCATGGAACACGCCATGATCGGCATTTTGCCGCTGCTCGTCCTCACCGACCGCAACGACCTCGGCGGCATCTCCATTCCCCTGCATCCGCAAGTCGGCCGCGCCTGCGTGTTCATCTACGACGGCGCGCCCGGCGGCGTGGGCCTCACCCGCATGGCCTTCGCCAAGGCCGAGGAAGCCCTTTCCCGCACGCTGGCCACGGTGGCAGGCTGCCCCTGCGAGACCGGCTGCCCCTCCTGCGTGCATTCCCCCAAATGCGGTTCCGGCAACCGGCCCATCGACAAGGTTGCCTGCCGTTTCCTCCTGGAGCTGCTCGTGTCCGGAAAAATGCCCGAGAAAGGCGATTGCCGTCCCGAGTGCAACGAACAACAACACAACAACAACCAGGAACCCGGCTCCGGTCCCGCCCTGATCAAACCGGCCCCGCCCGGGCGCTTCGGCGTCCTCGACGTGGAGACGCGCCGCTCCGCCGCCGAGGTCGGCGGCTGGGGCAATGCCTACAAAATGGGCATCTCCGTGGCCGTGCTCTACGACTCGTCCCTGGACGACTTCCTGGTCTACCGCCAGGAGGAACTCCCCGCCCTCTACGAAGCCCTGGCCAAACAAAACCTTGTGGTCGGCTTCAACATCAACCGCTTCGACTACAAGGTCCTCGCCGGCGCGTCGCCCTTCGACCACCACGCCCTGCCGACCCTGGACATCCTGGAAAAAGTCCACGCCCGCCTGGGCTACCGCCTGTCCCTGGACGGACTGGCCAAGGCCACCCTCGGCGCCCGGAAATCCGCCTCGGGCCTTGAAGCCCTGGAATGGTGGAAGGAAGGCCGCATGGACGAGATCATCACCTACTGCAAACAGGACGTGGCCGTGACCCGCGATCTCTATATCTTCGGCCGCGACAACGGGTACCTGCTCTTCTCCAACAAAGCCGGCAAAACCGTCCGCCTGCCCGTGGAATGGGCGTAG
- a CDS encoding ABC transporter ATP-binding protein produces the protein MLLIEELSKTYAQNGSPPACALAGVNFAVPRGAFVSLLGPSGCGKSTILQCVCGLMRPTSGHVRLDGRDVTSPPPEMALIFQNAAASLFPWQTVAENIRFVLRRKPGSKKDKEQAARQALASVGLAAFADRYPWQLSGGMQQRAALARGLAYGADILLLDEPFASVDAQTREELEDLLATVAREQAKTVLFVTHDIDEAVYLSDTVIVLTPPPAKVAATITVELPTPRDQISTREDRRFLDARRAIHSLLRREEEGGRGVAPPTPSPPGE, from the coding sequence GTGCTGCTTATCGAAGAACTCTCCAAAACCTACGCCCAAAACGGCTCGCCGCCGGCCTGCGCCCTGGCCGGAGTGAACTTTGCCGTGCCGCGCGGGGCGTTCGTGTCGCTCCTGGGGCCGTCGGGTTGCGGCAAGTCAACCATCCTCCAGTGCGTGTGCGGGCTTATGCGCCCCACGTCCGGCCACGTGCGCCTCGACGGCCGCGACGTCACCAGCCCGCCCCCGGAAATGGCCCTCATCTTCCAAAACGCCGCCGCCTCGCTTTTCCCCTGGCAGACCGTGGCCGAAAACATCCGCTTCGTGCTGCGCCGCAAACCCGGTTCGAAAAAAGACAAGGAACAGGCCGCAAGGCAGGCCCTGGCCTCGGTCGGACTGGCCGCATTCGCCGACCGCTACCCCTGGCAACTCTCCGGCGGCATGCAGCAGCGCGCCGCCCTGGCCCGGGGACTGGCCTACGGCGCGGATATCCTGCTCCTCGACGAACCCTTCGCCTCCGTCGACGCCCAGACCCGCGAGGAACTCGAAGACCTGCTCGCCACCGTCGCCAGAGAACAAGCCAAAACCGTGCTCTTCGTCACCCACGACATCGACGAGGCCGTGTACCTGTCCGATACCGTCATCGTGCTCACACCGCCGCCGGCCAAAGTCGCCGCCACCATCACCGTCGAGCTGCCCACGCCCCGCGACCAGATCAGCACCCGCGAGGATCGCCGCTTCCTCGATGCCCGCCGGGCGATTCATTCCCTGTTGCGGCGAGAGGAAGAGGGTGGGAGGGGCGTTGCCCCTCCCACACCCTCCCCACCAGGGGAATAA